A genomic region of Lagenorhynchus albirostris chromosome 18, mLagAlb1.1, whole genome shotgun sequence contains the following coding sequences:
- the ADPRHL1 gene encoding inactive ADP-ribosyltransferase ARH2 isoform X1 → MEKFQAAMLLGAVGDALGHGHAFGEDSASGPKVQKEPGKVGGLDHLVLSPERWPVSDNTIMHMATAGALVTDFWCLDDLYREMVRRYVDVLEKLPGQRVDPATVEGCSQLKPDNYLLAWHTPFNEKGSGFGAATKAMCVGMRYWQPGRLETLLEVSVECGRMTHNHPTGFLGSLCTALFASYAVQGKRLEQWGRDMLRTVPLAEEYCKRTIRHLAEYQEHWFYFEAKWQFYLEERKISEDTENEASFPDRYSAEERDKTYRKWSSEGRGGRRGHDAPMIAYDALLGAKGSWTELCHRAMFHGGESGATGAIAGCLFGLLHGLDAVPAGLYRELELKEQLRRLGEELYRLSTEENPRSGRICSNETPIDVQALKKKVSRVTCGPAARAILSSLLLYTTEREDGPQGPPPARRAEGGLSKTGPVPEPQDAPRRPTRFQLLKAKFMGTGREPRLKRTREVGRLIFKDRQGPGRSLVTATIHKLLEKTREGADRPPRDREPLGRERPRGLPAGRGSVKSILKVFLAAEEKEAAEKPPAELPKAARGPPPKAGGRRSAALAKLRETFERSGCRCAETGLLPLRAHEHRTKRLPRGPLHRPERRVLRLATLASTCIRAPPARFLAGSAEPLLPFSIATVVCGPRSWMSHGARVTHADLRRAPRGETGTAPRARETPGGSQAPGWGQPRQPSAPRATAPRDGPETLLPGTGPECVPRAVPSPVSPWGEVLLGCEPELSPRGPASPGGTAALRGDRTGAAQGKRGARLGPPPGLVGGRAGAAPEVTLTVCSSEDETERMTADSEPDPLFAVQENCPEERAPGQFPPLAAHAAQAAQRTQPAMEPPQVAARLPAVHRVPPPPVTLQRAAVPEDQGWRLLGGEGVTGNTGASPPTMAEGGSRGAPSRAGRSPAGLSPPTLPQQGPGAEPTLTAPPQDAACHGPDVPEAVPTTKPQKSSPGGKETRRSPGTSHRLQKHQDTWGEDASQLSSKTPLLRGREERPVDDASTSSHRSAASENRWRGLTGCAPGGQQVLAPRVPRRSEVSVSMRPEAPAQDGRRPENLPSVDKSPPREQEGHRGPPSSPEPARPPLTAEGSASRDPGENRASSLTERTQPRSVNAPGRVMAAGASKSPPALVPGDALSPGNRAAKEQEERGAARPAGPGLAAEEPDRQPGGGSACRASGSPPAPPREAAGTHTLPVEPRVAAPGELAAGERKVAARGRISGAVWQSPRGGSPKPPTPAPDLPVPQGSHVAGTPSRALGTGPPPSGDQQAKGGTCVLPGEQLPPSTGPSRQPPPTSTAADGPRADRVAQKRLDLQAPREVAGGERASLGGGRSHRAQEEGPPGAARLGGPGRKGEGLWGEKAHSSGAEEAVDGDPAAPVEAPARRTGKRPEWPQRQQARHTEGPPRGHGAPAAKTPAPPHPGSPAHPAQAQAGRTAPPDSAQPESKAAEVAPPAGKNEASRRPAASRGGQGARGEPCGQGESPTAPGPRPAPGSAVPSAALGGCHTARAPAPGGPPDTPGAGRGTQGRGRGGRGAHLSKYRAQSFRDQRSFELSFRPAILRANDTFTLPK, encoded by the exons TGCTCGCAGCTGAAGCCCGACAACTATCTCCTGGCCTGGCATACGCCCTTCAATGAGAAAG GCTCCGGGTTTGGCGCTGCCACCAAGGCGATGTGCGTGGGCATGCGGTACTGGCAGCCGGGGCGGCTGGAGACGCTCCTCGAGGTCAGCGTGGAGTGTGGCCGGATGACACACAACCATCCCACAG GCTTCCTCGGGTCCCTGTGCACGGCCCTGTTCGCGTCGTATGCCGTTCAGGGCAAACGGCTGGAGCAGTGGGGACGAGACATGCTGAGGACAGTCCCGCTGGCCGAGGAGTATTGTAAAAGGACCATCCGGCACCTGGCAG AATACCAGGAGCACTGGTTTTACTTCGAAGCTAAATGGCAGTTTTACTTGGAGGAGAGAAAAATCAGTGAGGACACGGAGAACGAGGCCAGCTTTCCCGACCGCTACAGCGCGGAGGAGAGGGACAAG ACCTACAGGAAATGGAGCTCGGAAGGTCGAGGGGGCCGGCGGGGCCACGACGCCCCCATGATTGCCTACGATGCCCTTTTAGGAGCCAAGGGCAGCTGGACGGAGCTCTGCCACCGGGCCATGTTCCACGGAG GTGAGAGCGGGGCCACGGGGGCCATCGCCGGCTGCCTGTTTGGGCTGCTGCACGGCCTGGACGCCGTCCCCGCGGGCCTGTACCGCGAGCTGGAGCTCAAGGAGCAGCTGCGGCGCCTGGGCGAGGAGCTCTACCGCCTGTCCACGGAGGAGAA CCCCAGGAGCGGCAGGATTTGCAGCAATGAGACGCCCATCGATGTCCAAGCCCTAAAGAAGAAGGTCAGCAGGGTGACATGCGGCCCCGCGGCCCGAGCCATCCTCAGCAGTTTGCTGCTCTACACCACCGAGCGCGAGGACGGGCCCCAGGGGCCTCCTCCCGCCAGGAGGGCAGAAGGCGGGCTGAGCAAGACCGGCCCGGTGCCGGAGCCCCAGGATGCCCCGCGGCGACCCACACGCTTCCAGCTCCTCAAGGCCAAGTTCATGGGCACCGGCCGGGAGCCGCGCCTCAAGAGGACCCGGGAGGTGGGGCGGCTGATCTTCAAGGACAGGCAGGGCCCCGGCAGGAGCCTGGTGACGGCCACTATCCACAAGCTCCTGGAGAAGACCAGGGAGGGAGCCGACCGCCCCCCACGGGACCGGGAGCCGCTGGGTCGCGAGAGGCCCCGGGGGCTCCCCGCCGGGAGGGGCTCCGTGAAGAGCATCCTGAAGGTGTTCTTGGCCGCGGAGGAGAAGGAGGCCGCGGAGAAGCCTCCCGCGGAGCTGCCCAAAGCCGCCAGGGGCCCTCCGCCCAAGGCGGGCGGCAGGCGGAGCGCCGCGCTGGCCAAGCTGCGGGAGACGTTTGAGCGGAGCGGCTGCCGCTGTGCGGAGACCGGCCTCCTGCCGCTGCGCGCGCACGAGCACAGGACGAAGCGCCTGCCGCGGGGCCCGCTGCACCGGCCCGAGCGCCGCGTGCTCCGCTTGGCCACCTTGGCCAGCACCTGCATCCGGGCGCCCCCCGCCCGCTTCCTGGCCGGCTCGGCCGAGCCCCTGCTGCCCTTCAGCATCGCCACCGTCGTCTGCGGCCCCCGCAGCTGGATGTCCCACGGCGCCAGAGTCACCCACGCGGATCTGCGCCGCGCGCCCAGAGGAGAAACGGGCACGGCCCCCCGCGCGCGAGAGACGCCCGGTGGGAGCCAAGCGCCAGGGTGGGGGCAGCCCCGGCAGCCCTCCGCGCCCCGGGCGACCGCCCCCAGGGACGGCCCGGAAACACTGCTCCCAGGTACGGGGCCCGAGTGTGTCCCCAGGGCAGTCCCCTCTCCCGTCTCCCCCTGGGGTGAAGTCCTTCTTGGCTGCGAGCCCGAGCTGAGCCCACGGGGACCAGCCAGCCCGGGGGGCACGGCGGCATTGAGAGGCGACAGGACGGGGGCTGCCCAGGGGAAGAGGGGAGCAAGGCTGGGCCCCCCGCCGGGGCTCGTGgggggcagagcaggggctgCCCCCGAAGTCACCCTGACCGTCTGCAGTTCAGAGGATGAAACGGAAAGAATGACTGCAGACTCGGAGCCAGACCCCCTCTTCGCTGTCCAGGAGAATTGCCCAGAAGAGAGAGCGCCAGGACAATTCCCTCCACTCGCGGCGCACGCAGCCCAGGCCGCGCAGCGCACACAGCCAGCCATGGAGCCTCCGCAGGTCGCGGCCAGACTGCCAGCTGTCCACAGGGTGCCGCCCCCTCCTGTCACCCTGCAGAGGGCAGCGGTCCCTGAAGACCAAGGCTGGCGTCTTCTGGGAGGAGAGGGTGTGACTGGAAATACAGGAGCTTCACCTCCCACTATGGCCGAGGGTGGAAGCAGGGGCGCCCCGTCGAGGGCAGGACGGAGCCCGGCAGGTCTGAGCCCACCCACCCTGCCACAGCAGGGCCCAGGGGCAGAGCCAACGCTCACAGCGCCTCCGCAGGATGCTGCCTGCCATGGTCCAGACGTCCCCGAGGCAGTTCCCACGACGAAACCGCAGAAAAGTTCCCCCGGAGGAAAGGAAACCAGACGCAGCCCTGGGACTtcacacaggctccagaagcaccAGGACACCTGGGGAGAGGACGCTTCCCAGCTAAGTTCTAAGACGCCTCTGCTGCGGGGACGGGAGGAAAGGCCTGTTGATGACGCCAGCACCTCATCACATCGGTCCGCGGCCTCGGAAAACCGATGGAGGGGACTCACTGGCTGTGCCCCCGGCGGTCAGCAAGTGCTGGCGCCCAGGGTTCCCAGGAGGAGCGAGGTGAGTGTCTCCATGAGGCCAGAAGCACCGGCCCAGGACGGGAGGAGGCCTGAGAATCTGCCCTCGGTGGACAAGAGCCCCCCTCGTGAGCAGGAAGGACACAGGGGGCCCCCGTCGTCCCCGGAGCCAGCCCGGCCCCCGCTGACGGCTGAAGGGAGCGCCAGCCGTGATCCTGGTGAGAACAGAGCGAGCTCCTTAACTGAACGAACACAGCCGAGGAGTGTCAACGCCCCCGGGCGGGTGATGGCTGCAGGGGCCTCCAAAAGCCCCCCAGCCCTGGTGCCAGGTGACGCCCTGAGCCCCGGAAACAGGGCGGCCAAGGAGCAGGAGGAAAGGGGCGCCGCCCGGCCCGCAGGCCCAGGTCTCGCGGCCGAGGAGCCTGATCGCCAGCCCGGGGGCGGCAGCGCGTGCAGAGCCTCGGGGTCCCCACCCGCCCCGCCTCGGGAGGCCGCCGGCACCCACACCCTGCCTGTCGAGCCCCGCGTGGCAGCTCCAGGTGAACTGGCCGCAGGCGAAAGGAAGGTGGCAGCTAGGGGCAGAATCTCGGGCGCTGTGTGGCAGAGCCCTCGGGGGGGCAGCCCAAAGCCCCCGACTCCAGCCCCAGATCTCCCGGTGCCACAGGGGAGCCACGTGGCGGGGACTCCAAGCCGCGCTTTGGGCACTGGGCCACCGCCTTCTGGGGACCAGCAGGCCAAGGGCGGGACGTGCGTCTTACCCGGGGAACAGCTTCCTCCCAGTACTGGGCCTTCCCGCCAACCTCCCCCCACGTCCACAGCAGCGGATGGGCCAAGGGCGGACCGGGTGGCCCAGAAGCGCCTCGACCTCCAGGCCCCCAGGGAAGTCGCGGGCGGGGAGAGGGCCAGCCTGGGCGGCGGAAGAAGTCACCGTGCGCAAGAGGAGGGGCCCCCGGGGGCTGCGAGGCTGGGCGGtcctggaaggaagggagaaggccTTTGGGGCGAGAAGGCCCACTCGAGTGGGGCCGAAGAGGCTGTGGACGGCGACCCGGCGGCCCCGGTGGAAGCTCCCGCCCGGCGCACTGGGAAGAGGCCAGAGTGGCCGCAGAGGCAGCAGGCGAGGCACACAGAGGGCCCTCCCCGGGGACATGGGGCCCCGGCTGCAAAGACCCCAGCTCCTCCCCACCCAGGGAGCCCGGCACACCCTGCCCAGGCCCAGGCTGGCAGGACGGCCCCCCCTGACTCGGCTCAGCCTGAGAGCAAGGCAGCAGAGGTGGCGCCCCCCGCAGGCAAAAATGAGGCATCCCGGAGACCAGCAGCCTCCAGGGGTGGTCAGGGGGCTCGCGGAGAGCCATGCGGGCAGGGCGAGAGCCCGACGGCCCCTGGCCCCCGGCCAGCACCAGGCTCTGCAGTGCCCTCGGCCGCGCTAGGGGGCTGCCACAcggcccgcgcccccgccccgggGGGGCCCCCGGACACCcccggggcagggaggggcacacAGGGACGCGGACGCGGCGGCAGGGGCGCGCACCTGTCCAAGTACAGAGCCCAGAGCTTCAGAGACCAGAGGTCCTTCGAGCTGTCCTTTAGACCAGCCATCCTCAGGGCCAACGACACGTTCACGCTTCCAAAGTGA
- the ADPRHL1 gene encoding inactive ADP-ribosyltransferase ARH2 isoform X2, protein MSTRAWGFLGSLCTALFASYAVQGKRLEQWGRDMLRTVPLAEEYCKRTIRHLAEYQEHWFYFEAKWQFYLEERKISEDTENEASFPDRYSAEERDKTYRKWSSEGRGGRRGHDAPMIAYDALLGAKGSWTELCHRAMFHGGESGATGAIAGCLFGLLHGLDAVPAGLYRELELKEQLRRLGEELYRLSTEENPRSGRICSNETPIDVQALKKKVSRVTCGPAARAILSSLLLYTTEREDGPQGPPPARRAEGGLSKTGPVPEPQDAPRRPTRFQLLKAKFMGTGREPRLKRTREVGRLIFKDRQGPGRSLVTATIHKLLEKTREGADRPPRDREPLGRERPRGLPAGRGSVKSILKVFLAAEEKEAAEKPPAELPKAARGPPPKAGGRRSAALAKLRETFERSGCRCAETGLLPLRAHEHRTKRLPRGPLHRPERRVLRLATLASTCIRAPPARFLAGSAEPLLPFSIATVVCGPRSWMSHGARVTHADLRRAPRGETGTAPRARETPGGSQAPGWGQPRQPSAPRATAPRDGPETLLPGTGPECVPRAVPSPVSPWGEVLLGCEPELSPRGPASPGGTAALRGDRTGAAQGKRGARLGPPPGLVGGRAGAAPEVTLTVCSSEDETERMTADSEPDPLFAVQENCPEERAPGQFPPLAAHAAQAAQRTQPAMEPPQVAARLPAVHRVPPPPVTLQRAAVPEDQGWRLLGGEGVTGNTGASPPTMAEGGSRGAPSRAGRSPAGLSPPTLPQQGPGAEPTLTAPPQDAACHGPDVPEAVPTTKPQKSSPGGKETRRSPGTSHRLQKHQDTWGEDASQLSSKTPLLRGREERPVDDASTSSHRSAASENRWRGLTGCAPGGQQVLAPRVPRRSEVSVSMRPEAPAQDGRRPENLPSVDKSPPREQEGHRGPPSSPEPARPPLTAEGSASRDPGENRASSLTERTQPRSVNAPGRVMAAGASKSPPALVPGDALSPGNRAAKEQEERGAARPAGPGLAAEEPDRQPGGGSACRASGSPPAPPREAAGTHTLPVEPRVAAPGELAAGERKVAARGRISGAVWQSPRGGSPKPPTPAPDLPVPQGSHVAGTPSRALGTGPPPSGDQQAKGGTCVLPGEQLPPSTGPSRQPPPTSTAADGPRADRVAQKRLDLQAPREVAGGERASLGGGRSHRAQEEGPPGAARLGGPGRKGEGLWGEKAHSSGAEEAVDGDPAAPVEAPARRTGKRPEWPQRQQARHTEGPPRGHGAPAAKTPAPPHPGSPAHPAQAQAGRTAPPDSAQPESKAAEVAPPAGKNEASRRPAASRGGQGARGEPCGQGESPTAPGPRPAPGSAVPSAALGGCHTARAPAPGGPPDTPGAGRGTQGRGRGGRGAHLSKYRAQSFRDQRSFELSFRPAILRANDTFTLPK, encoded by the exons ATGAGTACGAGAGCCTGGG GCTTCCTCGGGTCCCTGTGCACGGCCCTGTTCGCGTCGTATGCCGTTCAGGGCAAACGGCTGGAGCAGTGGGGACGAGACATGCTGAGGACAGTCCCGCTGGCCGAGGAGTATTGTAAAAGGACCATCCGGCACCTGGCAG AATACCAGGAGCACTGGTTTTACTTCGAAGCTAAATGGCAGTTTTACTTGGAGGAGAGAAAAATCAGTGAGGACACGGAGAACGAGGCCAGCTTTCCCGACCGCTACAGCGCGGAGGAGAGGGACAAG ACCTACAGGAAATGGAGCTCGGAAGGTCGAGGGGGCCGGCGGGGCCACGACGCCCCCATGATTGCCTACGATGCCCTTTTAGGAGCCAAGGGCAGCTGGACGGAGCTCTGCCACCGGGCCATGTTCCACGGAG GTGAGAGCGGGGCCACGGGGGCCATCGCCGGCTGCCTGTTTGGGCTGCTGCACGGCCTGGACGCCGTCCCCGCGGGCCTGTACCGCGAGCTGGAGCTCAAGGAGCAGCTGCGGCGCCTGGGCGAGGAGCTCTACCGCCTGTCCACGGAGGAGAA CCCCAGGAGCGGCAGGATTTGCAGCAATGAGACGCCCATCGATGTCCAAGCCCTAAAGAAGAAGGTCAGCAGGGTGACATGCGGCCCCGCGGCCCGAGCCATCCTCAGCAGTTTGCTGCTCTACACCACCGAGCGCGAGGACGGGCCCCAGGGGCCTCCTCCCGCCAGGAGGGCAGAAGGCGGGCTGAGCAAGACCGGCCCGGTGCCGGAGCCCCAGGATGCCCCGCGGCGACCCACACGCTTCCAGCTCCTCAAGGCCAAGTTCATGGGCACCGGCCGGGAGCCGCGCCTCAAGAGGACCCGGGAGGTGGGGCGGCTGATCTTCAAGGACAGGCAGGGCCCCGGCAGGAGCCTGGTGACGGCCACTATCCACAAGCTCCTGGAGAAGACCAGGGAGGGAGCCGACCGCCCCCCACGGGACCGGGAGCCGCTGGGTCGCGAGAGGCCCCGGGGGCTCCCCGCCGGGAGGGGCTCCGTGAAGAGCATCCTGAAGGTGTTCTTGGCCGCGGAGGAGAAGGAGGCCGCGGAGAAGCCTCCCGCGGAGCTGCCCAAAGCCGCCAGGGGCCCTCCGCCCAAGGCGGGCGGCAGGCGGAGCGCCGCGCTGGCCAAGCTGCGGGAGACGTTTGAGCGGAGCGGCTGCCGCTGTGCGGAGACCGGCCTCCTGCCGCTGCGCGCGCACGAGCACAGGACGAAGCGCCTGCCGCGGGGCCCGCTGCACCGGCCCGAGCGCCGCGTGCTCCGCTTGGCCACCTTGGCCAGCACCTGCATCCGGGCGCCCCCCGCCCGCTTCCTGGCCGGCTCGGCCGAGCCCCTGCTGCCCTTCAGCATCGCCACCGTCGTCTGCGGCCCCCGCAGCTGGATGTCCCACGGCGCCAGAGTCACCCACGCGGATCTGCGCCGCGCGCCCAGAGGAGAAACGGGCACGGCCCCCCGCGCGCGAGAGACGCCCGGTGGGAGCCAAGCGCCAGGGTGGGGGCAGCCCCGGCAGCCCTCCGCGCCCCGGGCGACCGCCCCCAGGGACGGCCCGGAAACACTGCTCCCAGGTACGGGGCCCGAGTGTGTCCCCAGGGCAGTCCCCTCTCCCGTCTCCCCCTGGGGTGAAGTCCTTCTTGGCTGCGAGCCCGAGCTGAGCCCACGGGGACCAGCCAGCCCGGGGGGCACGGCGGCATTGAGAGGCGACAGGACGGGGGCTGCCCAGGGGAAGAGGGGAGCAAGGCTGGGCCCCCCGCCGGGGCTCGTGgggggcagagcaggggctgCCCCCGAAGTCACCCTGACCGTCTGCAGTTCAGAGGATGAAACGGAAAGAATGACTGCAGACTCGGAGCCAGACCCCCTCTTCGCTGTCCAGGAGAATTGCCCAGAAGAGAGAGCGCCAGGACAATTCCCTCCACTCGCGGCGCACGCAGCCCAGGCCGCGCAGCGCACACAGCCAGCCATGGAGCCTCCGCAGGTCGCGGCCAGACTGCCAGCTGTCCACAGGGTGCCGCCCCCTCCTGTCACCCTGCAGAGGGCAGCGGTCCCTGAAGACCAAGGCTGGCGTCTTCTGGGAGGAGAGGGTGTGACTGGAAATACAGGAGCTTCACCTCCCACTATGGCCGAGGGTGGAAGCAGGGGCGCCCCGTCGAGGGCAGGACGGAGCCCGGCAGGTCTGAGCCCACCCACCCTGCCACAGCAGGGCCCAGGGGCAGAGCCAACGCTCACAGCGCCTCCGCAGGATGCTGCCTGCCATGGTCCAGACGTCCCCGAGGCAGTTCCCACGACGAAACCGCAGAAAAGTTCCCCCGGAGGAAAGGAAACCAGACGCAGCCCTGGGACTtcacacaggctccagaagcaccAGGACACCTGGGGAGAGGACGCTTCCCAGCTAAGTTCTAAGACGCCTCTGCTGCGGGGACGGGAGGAAAGGCCTGTTGATGACGCCAGCACCTCATCACATCGGTCCGCGGCCTCGGAAAACCGATGGAGGGGACTCACTGGCTGTGCCCCCGGCGGTCAGCAAGTGCTGGCGCCCAGGGTTCCCAGGAGGAGCGAGGTGAGTGTCTCCATGAGGCCAGAAGCACCGGCCCAGGACGGGAGGAGGCCTGAGAATCTGCCCTCGGTGGACAAGAGCCCCCCTCGTGAGCAGGAAGGACACAGGGGGCCCCCGTCGTCCCCGGAGCCAGCCCGGCCCCCGCTGACGGCTGAAGGGAGCGCCAGCCGTGATCCTGGTGAGAACAGAGCGAGCTCCTTAACTGAACGAACACAGCCGAGGAGTGTCAACGCCCCCGGGCGGGTGATGGCTGCAGGGGCCTCCAAAAGCCCCCCAGCCCTGGTGCCAGGTGACGCCCTGAGCCCCGGAAACAGGGCGGCCAAGGAGCAGGAGGAAAGGGGCGCCGCCCGGCCCGCAGGCCCAGGTCTCGCGGCCGAGGAGCCTGATCGCCAGCCCGGGGGCGGCAGCGCGTGCAGAGCCTCGGGGTCCCCACCCGCCCCGCCTCGGGAGGCCGCCGGCACCCACACCCTGCCTGTCGAGCCCCGCGTGGCAGCTCCAGGTGAACTGGCCGCAGGCGAAAGGAAGGTGGCAGCTAGGGGCAGAATCTCGGGCGCTGTGTGGCAGAGCCCTCGGGGGGGCAGCCCAAAGCCCCCGACTCCAGCCCCAGATCTCCCGGTGCCACAGGGGAGCCACGTGGCGGGGACTCCAAGCCGCGCTTTGGGCACTGGGCCACCGCCTTCTGGGGACCAGCAGGCCAAGGGCGGGACGTGCGTCTTACCCGGGGAACAGCTTCCTCCCAGTACTGGGCCTTCCCGCCAACCTCCCCCCACGTCCACAGCAGCGGATGGGCCAAGGGCGGACCGGGTGGCCCAGAAGCGCCTCGACCTCCAGGCCCCCAGGGAAGTCGCGGGCGGGGAGAGGGCCAGCCTGGGCGGCGGAAGAAGTCACCGTGCGCAAGAGGAGGGGCCCCCGGGGGCTGCGAGGCTGGGCGGtcctggaaggaagggagaaggccTTTGGGGCGAGAAGGCCCACTCGAGTGGGGCCGAAGAGGCTGTGGACGGCGACCCGGCGGCCCCGGTGGAAGCTCCCGCCCGGCGCACTGGGAAGAGGCCAGAGTGGCCGCAGAGGCAGCAGGCGAGGCACACAGAGGGCCCTCCCCGGGGACATGGGGCCCCGGCTGCAAAGACCCCAGCTCCTCCCCACCCAGGGAGCCCGGCACACCCTGCCCAGGCCCAGGCTGGCAGGACGGCCCCCCCTGACTCGGCTCAGCCTGAGAGCAAGGCAGCAGAGGTGGCGCCCCCCGCAGGCAAAAATGAGGCATCCCGGAGACCAGCAGCCTCCAGGGGTGGTCAGGGGGCTCGCGGAGAGCCATGCGGGCAGGGCGAGAGCCCGACGGCCCCTGGCCCCCGGCCAGCACCAGGCTCTGCAGTGCCCTCGGCCGCGCTAGGGGGCTGCCACAcggcccgcgcccccgccccgggGGGGCCCCCGGACACCcccggggcagggaggggcacacAGGGACGCGGACGCGGCGGCAGGGGCGCGCACCTGTCCAAGTACAGAGCCCAGAGCTTCAGAGACCAGAGGTCCTTCGAGCTGTCCTTTAGACCAGCCATCCTCAGGGCCAACGACACGTTCACGCTTCCAAAGTGA